From Scatophagus argus isolate fScaArg1 chromosome 2, fScaArg1.pri, whole genome shotgun sequence, a single genomic window includes:
- the LOC124068673 gene encoding complement C3-like isoform X2 codes for MSRTLLWLTASLAFASLTFLADGAPLQVMSAPNLLRVGTEENIFVECQDCTVTSDIPVTIKVMNHPTKSTQLASTSVTLTSARNFQELGKITIPASDFNRDPNMRQYVYLLAEFPDRVLEKVVLVSFQSGYIFIQTDKPLYTPNSRVHYRMFGVTPHMEPVERDDRTRTDAIIVTEIVTPEGIILPLSTVSLKSGIHSGIYQLTEIVSPGLWKVVAKFHSNPQQSYSAEFEVKEYVLPSFEVKLTPVSRFFYVDSEELTINIKATYLFGEEVNGMAYVVFGVIQQDQKKSFPSSLQRVQIEGGSGVVKLKRHHINETFRNILDLVGSPIFVAVSVLTESGSEMVEAELRNIQIVTSPYTIHFKKTPKYYKPGMSFDVAVEVVNPDETPAEGVTVEVNPGQVTGRTAANGMARLTINIVDVRGPLTITAKTTDPLISSERQASASMVALPHTTKSNNYIHIGVDTAEVTLGENLKINFILNRHAENDITYLILSRGQLVKNYRYKTRGQVLISQIVTITKEMLPSFRIVAYYHTNDNEVVADSVWVDVKDSCMGSLKLQSTRNVPSYEPRKMFGLKVTGDPGATVGLVAVDKGVYVLNNKHRLTQKKVWDIVEKYDTGCTPGGGKDSMNVFYDAGLLFQSSTASGTPYRQELKCPAPSRRKRTTTLMDVTTTLVSQYKNQLQRDCCLDGIRDIPVSYTCERRSEYIMDGAACVEAFLHCCKEMESQRADRKEDNLILARSEKDDKSYSDDITSRTQFPESWLWSDIKLPTVCPDSEPNCDTTSVVKHVPLQDSITTWQFTGISLSRTYGICVAEPLEVIVKKEFFIDLRLPYSAVRGEQLEIKAILHNYSPDPATVRVDLIEDTNVCSSASKRGRYRQEVKIGAETTRSVPFVIIPMKEGQYPIEVKAAVKDSSLNDGIMKMLRVVPAGVLVKSPQIVTLDPSNKGVGGKQEEIINSGIPKKDMAPNTPTSTQISVTGREQVSALVENAISGNSMGTLIKQPWGCGEQNMMRMTLPVIAAIYLDKTNQWETVGFEKRSEALQHITTGYQNELAFRKTDGSFAVYPHSQSSTWLTAYVAKVFAMSSSLVAVESNVICGAIKFLILNAQRPDGMFREVGRVYSSALGGDVRGTDSDASMTAFCLIAMQESRTLCTGTVSSMQSSIDKAVVYLEKRLPQLTYSYAVAMTSYALANENKLNREILYNFISPELSHWPVPTGHVYTLEATAYALLALVKAKLFEDARPVVRWFTQQQKIGGGYGSTQATIMVYQAVAEYWATAKEPEYDLNVDILLPGRSKPDRYNFNRENHYATRTSKLKDINQNVKVTATGTGEATLTMVSLYYALPKEKESDCQNFNLSVQLLPEKPEDNEMIYRLKIEVLYKDKDRDAAMSILDIGLLTGFTVNTNDLDLLSKGRARVISKYEMNTVLSERGSLIIYLDKVSHTRPEEITFRVHQKLKVGVLQPAAVSVYEYYDRESQRHLETYAAYMGFMLFYLLLNSHTDLT; via the exons ATGAGTAGGACTCTGCTGTGGCTGACGGCCTCTCTGGCCTTTGCTTCTCTCACTTTTCTGGCTGATGGAGCTCCACT GCAGGTGATGTCTGCCCCCAACTTGTTGCGGGTaggaacagaagaaaacatctttgtgGAGTGTCAAGACTGTACAGTGACAAGTGACATCCCAGTCACCATCAAAGTGATGAACCACCCAACCAAATCCACACAGCTGGCAAGCACATCTGTGACTCTCACAAGTGCAAGAAACTTCCAGGAGCTTGGAAAAATTACG ATTCCTGCCAGTGACTTCAATAGGGACCCCAACATGAGGCAGTATGTGTACCTGCTAGCTGAGTTCCCTGACCGAGTGCTGGAGAAGGTTGTCTTGGTGTCCTTCCAGTCTGGGTACATCTTCATTCAGACTGACAAGCCCCTCTACACCCCCAACAGCAGAG TTCATTACAGGATGTTTGGAGTGACGCCCCACATGGAGCCTGTTGAGAGGGATGACAGAACCAGAACTGATGCTATTATTGTCACTGAGATTGTG actCCTGAAGGCATCATTTTACCCCTTAGTACAGTATCTCTTAAGTCAGGGATCCACTCTGGAATTTACCAACTTACAGAAATTGTCAG TCCTGGACTGTGGAAAGTAGTGGCAAAGTTCCACAGCAACCCACAGCAGAGCTACTCTGCAGAGTTTGAGGTCAAAGAATACG tgctGCCTAGTTTTGAGGTGAAACTGACCCCTGTGAGCCGTTTCTTCTACGTGGACAGCGAAGAGCTCACCATCAACATCAAAGCTAC GTATCTGTTTGGTGAAGAGGTGAATGGAATGGCCTATGTGGTTTTTGGGGTTATACAACAAGATCAAAAAAAGAGCTTTCCAAGTTCTCTTCAAAGAGTGCAG ATTGAGGGAGGTTCTGGAGTGGTCAAACTGAAGAGACATCATATTAATGAGACCTTCAGGAACATCCTTGATTTGGTGGGGAGTCCGATATTTGTAGCTGTTAGTGTCCTGACAGAGAGCG GTAGTGAAATGGTGGAGGCTGAGTTGAGAAATATCCAGATTGTCACGTCACCGTACACCATCCACTTCAAGAAAACACCCAAATATTACAAACCAGGAATGTCCTTTGATGTTGcg GTTGAGGTTGTGAATCCCGATGAGACTCCTGCAGAAGGTGTCACAGTGGAGGTTAATCCAGGCCAGGTGACGGGCCGCACTGCAGCCAATGGCATGGCAAGGCTTACCATCAATATAGTGGATGTCAGAGGACCACTGACTATTACA GCAAAGACCACTGATCCTCTTATTTCAAGTGAAAGACAAGCTTCAGCCTCCATGGTGGCTCTCCCACATACCACTAAAAGTAATAATTACATCCACATAG GTGTGGATACAGCTGAAGTAACATTAGGGGAAAACCTAAAAATCAACTTCATCCTTAACAGGCATGcagaaaatgacatcacatACCTG ATCCTGAGCAGAGGTCAGCTGGTGAAAAATTACCGCTACAAGACAAGAGGCCAAGTACTGATATCCCAGATAGTCACCATAACCAAAGAAATGCTGCCATCATTCCGCATCGTAGCCTACTACCATacaaatgacaatgaagtgGTAGCAGACTCTGTTTGGGTGGATGTCAAGGACTCCTGCATGGGATCG CTGAAGCTGCAATCAACCAGGAATGTTCCATCATATGAGCCTCGCAAGATGTTTGGTCTGAAAGTCACTGGAGACCCAGGAGCCACAGTGGGACTGGTGGCAGTTGACAAAGGCGTCTACGTCCTAAACAACAAGCACCGCCTGACGCAGAAAAAG GTGTGGGACATTGTAGAGAAGTACGACACAGGCTGCACACCGGGTGGAGGGAAGGACAGTATGAATGTGTTCTACGATGCTGGGCTGTTGTTCCAGTCCAGCACGGCTTCTGGGACTCCCTACAGACAAG AACTGAAGTGCCCAGCCCCCAGCAGGAGGAAACGAACCACTACTCTCATGGATGTCACCACCACCTTAG tGAGTCAATATAAAAACCAACTGCAACGTGACTGTTGTTTGGATGGCATTAGGGACATTCCTGTTTCATACACATGTGAGAGACGTAGCGAGTACATCATGGATGGTGCAGCCTGCGTCGAGGCCTTCCTGCACTGCTGCAAGGAGATGGAAAGCCAGCGAGCTGACAGGAAGGAGGATAACCTGATACTGGCTCGCA GTGAAAAGGATGACAAAAGTTACAGCGATGACATTACTTCTCGCACCCAGTTCCCTGAAAGTTGGCTGTGGTCAGATATCAAACTTCCTACTGTTTGTCCTGATTCAGAACCTAACTG TGACACCACATCAGTGGTGAAACATGTTCCTTTGCAAGACTCAATCACAACCTGGCAGTTCACTGGAATTAGTCTGTCAAGAACCTACG GAATCTGTGTGGCCGAACCATTAGAAGTAATTGTCAAGAAGGAATTCTTCATTGATCTCAGACTGCCCTACTCTGCTGTCCGAGGAGAGCAGTTAGAAATTAAAGCAATCCTCCACAACTACAGCCCTGATCCTGCTACC GTGAGAGTGGACCTTATTGAGGACACAAATGTGTGCAGTTCTGCCTCTAAGCGTGGGAGATATCGTCAGGAAGTCAAAATTGGGGCTGAGACTACACGATCGGTACCCTTTGTCATTATCCCCATGAAGGAAGGACAATATCCCATTGAGGTCAAAGCAGCTGTCAAAGATTCATCGCTCAATGATGGAATCATGAAGATGCTGCGGGTGGTG CCTGCAGGTGTGCTGGTTAAATCTCCTCAGATAGTAACTCTAGACCCGAGTAATAAAGGTGTAG GTGGTAAACAAGAAGAAATTATCAACAGTGGAATTCCTAAGAAAGACATGGCTCCAAATACACCCACTAGCACACAGATCTCTGTGACAG gAAGAGAACAAGTATCTGCACTGGTGGAGAATGCCATTAGTGGAAACTCAATGGGTACTCTGATCAAACAACCTTGGGGCTGTGGAGAACAGAACATGATGCGCATGACCCTGCCTGTCATTGCAGCCATATATTTGGATAAAACCAACCAGTGGGAAACTGTAGGATTCGAGAAACGCAGTGAAGCCCTCCAACACATCACGACCG GCTACCAGAACGAGCTTGCCTTCCGTAAAACTGATGGATCTTTTGCTGTGTATCCCCATAGCCAAAGTAGCACCTG GCTGACAGCCTATGTTGCCAAGGTGTTTGCCATGTCCAGCAGTCTGGTGGCAGTGGAAAGCAACGTCATCTGTGGAGCCATCAAGTTTCTGATTCTCAATGCACAGCGACCAGACGGCATGTTTAGAGAAGTTGGACGAGTGTACAGCAGTGCATTGGGTG GTGATGTACGTGGCACAGATTCAGACGCCTCCATGACAGCCTTCTGTCTCATTGCCATGCAGGAGTCACGCACACTATGTACTGGCACTGTTAGT AGTATGCAAAGCAGCATAGACAAAGCAGTGGTCTACCTGGAGAAGCGTCTGCCTCAGCTCACCTACTCATATGCTGTTGCCATGACCTCATATGCCCTggccaatgaaaacaaattgaacCGGGAGATCCTCTACAACTTCATTTCCCCAG AGTTGTCCCACTGGCCAGTTCCTACGGGACATGTTTATACATTGGAGGCCACAGCTTACGCTCTTCTTGCTCTGGTCAAGGCAAAG TTATTTGAAGATGCCAGACCTGTTGTCAGATGGTTCACCCAGCAGCAGAAGATTGGCGGAGGTTATGGATCAACTCAG GCTACCATAATGGTGTACCAGGCTGTAGCTGAGTACTGGGCCACTGCTAAAGAACCAGAATATGATCTGAATGTGGACATTTTGTTACCTGGCAGGTCAAAACCTGACAGGTACAACTTTAACAGGGAAAACCACTATGCCACAAGAACATCTaaa CTCAAAGATATAAATCAGAATGTGAAAGTGACTGCCACAGGCACTGGAGAAGCAACACTGACA ATGGTGTCATTGTATTACGCTCTGCccaaagaaaaggaaagtgacTGTCAGAATTTCAACTTGTCAGTGCAGCTCCTCCCAG AGAAACCCGAAGACAATGAGATGATATACAGGCTGAAAATAGAGGTTTT ATATAAGGACAAGGACCGTGATGCAGCTATGTCAATTTTGGATATTGGCTTGTTAACTGGattcacagtgaacacaaatgACCTGGACTTA ttgtccAAAGGACGAGCCCGAGTGATTTCAAAATATGAGATGAACACAGTCCTGTCAGAGAGAGGCTCCCTCATCATCTACCTGGATAAG GTTTCTCACACACGACCAGAAGAAATCACATTTAGGGTCCATCAGAAACTGAAAGTGGGCGTCTTACAACCAGCTGCTGTGTCAGTCTATGAATACTATGACCGTGAGTCTCAGAGACACTTGGAAACATATGCTGCATAC
- the LOC124068673 gene encoding complement C3-like isoform X1 encodes MSRTLLWLTASLAFASLTFLADGAPLQVMSAPNLLRVGTEENIFVECQDCTVTSDIPVTIKVMNHPTKSTQLASTSVTLTSARNFQELGKITIPASDFNRDPNMRQYVYLLAEFPDRVLEKVVLVSFQSGYIFIQTDKPLYTPNSRVHYRMFGVTPHMEPVERDDRTRTDAIIVTEIVTPEGIILPLSTVSLKSGIHSGIYQLTEIVSPGLWKVVAKFHSNPQQSYSAEFEVKEYVLPSFEVKLTPVSRFFYVDSEELTINIKATYLFGEEVNGMAYVVFGVIQQDQKKSFPSSLQRVQIEGGSGVVKLKRHHINETFRNILDLVGSPIFVAVSVLTESGSEMVEAELRNIQIVTSPYTIHFKKTPKYYKPGMSFDVAVEVVNPDETPAEGVTVEVNPGQVTGRTAANGMARLTINIVDVRGPLTITAKTTDPLISSERQASASMVALPHTTKSNNYIHIGVDTAEVTLGENLKINFILNRHAENDITYLILSRGQLVKNYRYKTRGQVLISQIVTITKEMLPSFRIVAYYHTNDNEVVADSVWVDVKDSCMGSLKLQSTRNVPSYEPRKMFGLKVTGDPGATVGLVAVDKGVYVLNNKHRLTQKKVWDIVEKYDTGCTPGGGKDSMNVFYDAGLLFQSSTASGTPYRQELKCPAPSRRKRTTTLMDVTTTLVSQYKNQLQRDCCLDGIRDIPVSYTCERRSEYIMDGAACVEAFLHCCKEMESQRADRKEDNLILARSEKDDKSYSDDITSRTQFPESWLWSDIKLPTVCPDSEPNCDTTSVVKHVPLQDSITTWQFTGISLSRTYGICVAEPLEVIVKKEFFIDLRLPYSAVRGEQLEIKAILHNYSPDPATVRVDLIEDTNVCSSASKRGRYRQEVKIGAETTRSVPFVIIPMKEGQYPIEVKAAVKDSSLNDGIMKMLRVVPAGVLVKSPQIVTLDPSNKGVGGKQEEIINSGIPKKDMAPNTPTSTQISVTGREQVSALVENAISGNSMGTLIKQPWGCGEQNMMRMTLPVIAAIYLDKTNQWETVGFEKRSEALQHITTGYQNELAFRKTDGSFAVYPHSQSSTWLTAYVAKVFAMSSSLVAVESNVICGAIKFLILNAQRPDGMFREVGRVYSSALGGDVRGTDSDASMTAFCLIAMQESRTLCTGTVSSMQSSIDKAVVYLEKRLPQLTYSYAVAMTSYALANENKLNREILYNFISPELSHWPVPTGHVYTLEATAYALLALVKAKLFEDARPVVRWFTQQQKIGGGYGSTQATIMVYQAVAEYWATAKEPEYDLNVDILLPGRSKPDRYNFNRENHYATRTSKLKDINQNVKVTATGTGEATLTMVSLYYALPKEKESDCQNFNLSVQLLPEKPEDNEMIYRLKIEVLYKDKDRDAAMSILDIGLLTGFTVNTNDLDLLSKGRARVISKYEMNTVLSERGSLIIYLDKVSHTRPEEITFRVHQKLKVGVLQPAAVSVYEYYDQTHCVKFYHPERRAGQLLRLCRDDECTCAEENCSMQKNGKISNDERTAKSCETTPTSKIDFVYKVRVEQFIDSLSTDIYNMRVLEAIKEGSSDVGARGQLRAFLSYPHCRESIDLREGKTYLIMGTSKDIHRDEQHQSYQYVLGERSWIEYWPTEAECQSEEHRPTCLGMEELEQQYALFGCQQ; translated from the exons ATGAGTAGGACTCTGCTGTGGCTGACGGCCTCTCTGGCCTTTGCTTCTCTCACTTTTCTGGCTGATGGAGCTCCACT GCAGGTGATGTCTGCCCCCAACTTGTTGCGGGTaggaacagaagaaaacatctttgtgGAGTGTCAAGACTGTACAGTGACAAGTGACATCCCAGTCACCATCAAAGTGATGAACCACCCAACCAAATCCACACAGCTGGCAAGCACATCTGTGACTCTCACAAGTGCAAGAAACTTCCAGGAGCTTGGAAAAATTACG ATTCCTGCCAGTGACTTCAATAGGGACCCCAACATGAGGCAGTATGTGTACCTGCTAGCTGAGTTCCCTGACCGAGTGCTGGAGAAGGTTGTCTTGGTGTCCTTCCAGTCTGGGTACATCTTCATTCAGACTGACAAGCCCCTCTACACCCCCAACAGCAGAG TTCATTACAGGATGTTTGGAGTGACGCCCCACATGGAGCCTGTTGAGAGGGATGACAGAACCAGAACTGATGCTATTATTGTCACTGAGATTGTG actCCTGAAGGCATCATTTTACCCCTTAGTACAGTATCTCTTAAGTCAGGGATCCACTCTGGAATTTACCAACTTACAGAAATTGTCAG TCCTGGACTGTGGAAAGTAGTGGCAAAGTTCCACAGCAACCCACAGCAGAGCTACTCTGCAGAGTTTGAGGTCAAAGAATACG tgctGCCTAGTTTTGAGGTGAAACTGACCCCTGTGAGCCGTTTCTTCTACGTGGACAGCGAAGAGCTCACCATCAACATCAAAGCTAC GTATCTGTTTGGTGAAGAGGTGAATGGAATGGCCTATGTGGTTTTTGGGGTTATACAACAAGATCAAAAAAAGAGCTTTCCAAGTTCTCTTCAAAGAGTGCAG ATTGAGGGAGGTTCTGGAGTGGTCAAACTGAAGAGACATCATATTAATGAGACCTTCAGGAACATCCTTGATTTGGTGGGGAGTCCGATATTTGTAGCTGTTAGTGTCCTGACAGAGAGCG GTAGTGAAATGGTGGAGGCTGAGTTGAGAAATATCCAGATTGTCACGTCACCGTACACCATCCACTTCAAGAAAACACCCAAATATTACAAACCAGGAATGTCCTTTGATGTTGcg GTTGAGGTTGTGAATCCCGATGAGACTCCTGCAGAAGGTGTCACAGTGGAGGTTAATCCAGGCCAGGTGACGGGCCGCACTGCAGCCAATGGCATGGCAAGGCTTACCATCAATATAGTGGATGTCAGAGGACCACTGACTATTACA GCAAAGACCACTGATCCTCTTATTTCAAGTGAAAGACAAGCTTCAGCCTCCATGGTGGCTCTCCCACATACCACTAAAAGTAATAATTACATCCACATAG GTGTGGATACAGCTGAAGTAACATTAGGGGAAAACCTAAAAATCAACTTCATCCTTAACAGGCATGcagaaaatgacatcacatACCTG ATCCTGAGCAGAGGTCAGCTGGTGAAAAATTACCGCTACAAGACAAGAGGCCAAGTACTGATATCCCAGATAGTCACCATAACCAAAGAAATGCTGCCATCATTCCGCATCGTAGCCTACTACCATacaaatgacaatgaagtgGTAGCAGACTCTGTTTGGGTGGATGTCAAGGACTCCTGCATGGGATCG CTGAAGCTGCAATCAACCAGGAATGTTCCATCATATGAGCCTCGCAAGATGTTTGGTCTGAAAGTCACTGGAGACCCAGGAGCCACAGTGGGACTGGTGGCAGTTGACAAAGGCGTCTACGTCCTAAACAACAAGCACCGCCTGACGCAGAAAAAG GTGTGGGACATTGTAGAGAAGTACGACACAGGCTGCACACCGGGTGGAGGGAAGGACAGTATGAATGTGTTCTACGATGCTGGGCTGTTGTTCCAGTCCAGCACGGCTTCTGGGACTCCCTACAGACAAG AACTGAAGTGCCCAGCCCCCAGCAGGAGGAAACGAACCACTACTCTCATGGATGTCACCACCACCTTAG tGAGTCAATATAAAAACCAACTGCAACGTGACTGTTGTTTGGATGGCATTAGGGACATTCCTGTTTCATACACATGTGAGAGACGTAGCGAGTACATCATGGATGGTGCAGCCTGCGTCGAGGCCTTCCTGCACTGCTGCAAGGAGATGGAAAGCCAGCGAGCTGACAGGAAGGAGGATAACCTGATACTGGCTCGCA GTGAAAAGGATGACAAAAGTTACAGCGATGACATTACTTCTCGCACCCAGTTCCCTGAAAGTTGGCTGTGGTCAGATATCAAACTTCCTACTGTTTGTCCTGATTCAGAACCTAACTG TGACACCACATCAGTGGTGAAACATGTTCCTTTGCAAGACTCAATCACAACCTGGCAGTTCACTGGAATTAGTCTGTCAAGAACCTACG GAATCTGTGTGGCCGAACCATTAGAAGTAATTGTCAAGAAGGAATTCTTCATTGATCTCAGACTGCCCTACTCTGCTGTCCGAGGAGAGCAGTTAGAAATTAAAGCAATCCTCCACAACTACAGCCCTGATCCTGCTACC GTGAGAGTGGACCTTATTGAGGACACAAATGTGTGCAGTTCTGCCTCTAAGCGTGGGAGATATCGTCAGGAAGTCAAAATTGGGGCTGAGACTACACGATCGGTACCCTTTGTCATTATCCCCATGAAGGAAGGACAATATCCCATTGAGGTCAAAGCAGCTGTCAAAGATTCATCGCTCAATGATGGAATCATGAAGATGCTGCGGGTGGTG CCTGCAGGTGTGCTGGTTAAATCTCCTCAGATAGTAACTCTAGACCCGAGTAATAAAGGTGTAG GTGGTAAACAAGAAGAAATTATCAACAGTGGAATTCCTAAGAAAGACATGGCTCCAAATACACCCACTAGCACACAGATCTCTGTGACAG gAAGAGAACAAGTATCTGCACTGGTGGAGAATGCCATTAGTGGAAACTCAATGGGTACTCTGATCAAACAACCTTGGGGCTGTGGAGAACAGAACATGATGCGCATGACCCTGCCTGTCATTGCAGCCATATATTTGGATAAAACCAACCAGTGGGAAACTGTAGGATTCGAGAAACGCAGTGAAGCCCTCCAACACATCACGACCG GCTACCAGAACGAGCTTGCCTTCCGTAAAACTGATGGATCTTTTGCTGTGTATCCCCATAGCCAAAGTAGCACCTG GCTGACAGCCTATGTTGCCAAGGTGTTTGCCATGTCCAGCAGTCTGGTGGCAGTGGAAAGCAACGTCATCTGTGGAGCCATCAAGTTTCTGATTCTCAATGCACAGCGACCAGACGGCATGTTTAGAGAAGTTGGACGAGTGTACAGCAGTGCATTGGGTG GTGATGTACGTGGCACAGATTCAGACGCCTCCATGACAGCCTTCTGTCTCATTGCCATGCAGGAGTCACGCACACTATGTACTGGCACTGTTAGT AGTATGCAAAGCAGCATAGACAAAGCAGTGGTCTACCTGGAGAAGCGTCTGCCTCAGCTCACCTACTCATATGCTGTTGCCATGACCTCATATGCCCTggccaatgaaaacaaattgaacCGGGAGATCCTCTACAACTTCATTTCCCCAG AGTTGTCCCACTGGCCAGTTCCTACGGGACATGTTTATACATTGGAGGCCACAGCTTACGCTCTTCTTGCTCTGGTCAAGGCAAAG TTATTTGAAGATGCCAGACCTGTTGTCAGATGGTTCACCCAGCAGCAGAAGATTGGCGGAGGTTATGGATCAACTCAG GCTACCATAATGGTGTACCAGGCTGTAGCTGAGTACTGGGCCACTGCTAAAGAACCAGAATATGATCTGAATGTGGACATTTTGTTACCTGGCAGGTCAAAACCTGACAGGTACAACTTTAACAGGGAAAACCACTATGCCACAAGAACATCTaaa CTCAAAGATATAAATCAGAATGTGAAAGTGACTGCCACAGGCACTGGAGAAGCAACACTGACA ATGGTGTCATTGTATTACGCTCTGCccaaagaaaaggaaagtgacTGTCAGAATTTCAACTTGTCAGTGCAGCTCCTCCCAG AGAAACCCGAAGACAATGAGATGATATACAGGCTGAAAATAGAGGTTTT ATATAAGGACAAGGACCGTGATGCAGCTATGTCAATTTTGGATATTGGCTTGTTAACTGGattcacagtgaacacaaatgACCTGGACTTA ttgtccAAAGGACGAGCCCGAGTGATTTCAAAATATGAGATGAACACAGTCCTGTCAGAGAGAGGCTCCCTCATCATCTACCTGGATAAG GTTTCTCACACACGACCAGAAGAAATCACATTTAGGGTCCATCAGAAACTGAAAGTGGGCGTCTTACAACCAGCTGCTGTGTCAGTCTATGAATACTATGACC AAACACATTGTGTGAAATTCTACCATCCAGAGAGGAGAGCTGGACAACTACTGAGACTCTGTAGGGATGATGAATGCACATGTGCTGAAG